The following coding sequences are from one Pseudomonas oryzae window:
- the infB gene encoding translation initiation factor IF-2, translated as MTQVTVKELALVVDTPVERLLQQMREAGLPHSRAEQVVTDEEKQKLLAHLKSSHGEKLEEPSKITLKRKTTSTLKVAGSKTISVEVRKKKTFVKPEAVTTVVVSKREPEEPRVAEPRAVAEQPAAEAARPKAEASAAAPAAAAQPAARRIDDAEEARLRAVAARQAAAEAAAAAQVEAAKPAAAERAKEEARRAAAPKRNEDDERRDRKHAQHRPSLKEKEKAPAPRSVVRSGGEDEDGFGRRGGRGGKGKLKKRNQHGFQSPTGPIVREVTIGETITVAELAAQMAVKGAEVVKFMFKMGSPVTINQVLDQETAQLVAEEMGHKVKLVSENALEEQLAESLKFEGEAESRAPVVTVMGHVDHGKTSLLDYIRRTKVATGEAGGITQHIGAYHVETDRGMITFLDTPGHAAFTQMRARGAKATDVVILVVAADDGVMPQTQEAVQHAKAAGVPIVVAVNKIDKPDANPDNIKNGLAALDVIPEEWGGDAPFVHVSAKVGTGIDELLEAVLLQAEVLELKATPSAPGRGVVVESRLDKGRGPVATVLVQDGTLRQGDMVLVGVNYGRVRAMLDENGKQIKDAGPSIPVEILGLDGTPDAGDELTVVADEKKAREVALFRQGKFREVKLARAHAGKLENIFETMGQEEKKTLNVVLKTDVRGSLEALQGSLEGLGNEEVQVRVVGGGVGGITESDANLALASNAVIFGFNVRADAGARKIVEQEGLDLRYYNVIYDIIEDVKKALTGMLGSDVRENILGIAEVRDVFRSPKFGAIAGCMVLEGTVHRNRPIRVLRDDVVVFEGELESLRRFKDDVAEVRNGMECGIGVKSYNDVRVGDKIEVFEKVQVARSL; from the coding sequence ATGACGCAAGTCACGGTGAAAGAACTGGCCCTGGTGGTCGACACACCGGTAGAGCGCCTGCTGCAGCAAATGCGTGAGGCAGGTCTGCCGCACAGCCGCGCCGAGCAAGTAGTGACCGACGAAGAGAAGCAGAAGCTATTGGCGCACCTGAAGAGCAGCCACGGTGAGAAGCTGGAAGAACCCAGCAAGATCACCCTGAAGCGCAAGACCACCAGCACCCTGAAGGTGGCTGGGAGCAAGACCATCAGCGTCGAAGTGCGCAAGAAGAAGACCTTCGTCAAGCCGGAAGCGGTCACGACGGTGGTCGTCTCCAAGCGCGAGCCGGAAGAGCCGCGCGTGGCCGAGCCGCGCGCCGTCGCCGAGCAGCCCGCTGCTGAAGCGGCGCGTCCGAAGGCCGAGGCGTCCGCAGCAGCTCCGGCTGCGGCCGCGCAACCCGCCGCGCGCCGCATCGATGATGCCGAGGAAGCCCGCCTGCGCGCCGTCGCCGCCCGTCAGGCCGCCGCCGAAGCGGCTGCCGCCGCACAGGTCGAGGCGGCCAAGCCGGCTGCCGCCGAACGCGCCAAGGAAGAGGCGCGCCGCGCCGCCGCGCCCAAGCGCAACGAGGATGACGAGCGTCGCGATCGCAAGCATGCCCAGCATCGTCCGTCGCTGAAGGAGAAGGAAAAGGCTCCGGCGCCGCGTAGCGTGGTGCGCAGCGGTGGCGAGGACGAGGACGGTTTCGGCCGTCGCGGTGGCCGCGGTGGCAAGGGTAAACTGAAGAAGCGCAACCAGCACGGCTTCCAGAGCCCGACCGGTCCGATCGTGCGCGAGGTCACCATCGGCGAGACCATCACCGTGGCCGAACTGGCCGCGCAGATGGCGGTCAAGGGCGCCGAAGTGGTCAAGTTCATGTTCAAGATGGGCTCCCCGGTGACCATCAACCAGGTGCTCGACCAGGAAACCGCGCAGCTGGTGGCCGAAGAGATGGGGCACAAGGTCAAGCTGGTCAGCGAGAATGCCCTGGAAGAGCAACTGGCCGAGTCCCTCAAGTTCGAGGGCGAGGCCGAGTCGCGCGCGCCGGTGGTTACCGTCATGGGTCACGTCGACCACGGCAAGACCTCGCTGCTCGACTATATCCGCCGCACCAAGGTGGCGACCGGCGAAGCGGGTGGCATCACCCAGCACATCGGCGCCTACCACGTGGAAACCGATCGCGGCATGATCACCTTCCTCGATACCCCCGGCCACGCAGCGTTCACCCAGATGCGTGCCCGTGGTGCCAAGGCCACCGACGTGGTCATCCTGGTGGTGGCGGCCGACGACGGCGTGATGCCGCAGACCCAGGAAGCCGTGCAGCACGCGAAGGCGGCTGGCGTGCCGATCGTGGTCGCGGTGAACAAGATCGACAAGCCGGACGCCAATCCGGACAACATCAAGAACGGCCTGGCCGCGCTGGATGTGATCCCGGAAGAGTGGGGCGGCGACGCACCGTTCGTGCACGTATCGGCCAAGGTCGGCACCGGCATCGACGAACTGCTCGAAGCGGTACTGCTGCAGGCCGAAGTCCTCGAGCTGAAGGCCACTCCGTCGGCGCCTGGCCGTGGTGTGGTGGTCGAATCGCGTCTGGACAAGGGCCGCGGTCCGGTGGCCACCGTGCTGGTGCAGGACGGTACTCTGCGTCAGGGCGACATGGTGCTGGTCGGCGTCAACTATGGCCGCGTACGCGCCATGCTCGACGAGAACGGCAAGCAGATCAAGGACGCCGGCCCGTCGATTCCGGTGGAGATCCTCGGCCTCGACGGCACCCCGGATGCCGGCGACGAGCTGACCGTGGTCGCCGACGAGAAGAAGGCCCGCGAAGTCGCACTGTTCCGTCAGGGCAAGTTCCGCGAGGTCAAGCTGGCCCGTGCGCATGCCGGCAAGCTGGAAAACATCTTCGAGACCATGGGTCAGGAAGAGAAGAAGACCCTCAACGTGGTCCTCAAGACCGACGTGCGTGGCTCCCTGGAGGCCCTGCAAGGCTCGCTGGAAGGCCTCGGCAACGAGGAAGTCCAGGTGCGCGTGGTCGGCGGCGGCGTCGGTGGCATCACCGAGAGCGACGCCAACCTGGCGCTGGCTTCCAATGCGGTGATCTTCGGCTTCAACGTCCGTGCCGACGCCGGCGCACGCAAGATCGTCGAGCAGGAAGGCCTGGACCTGCGCTACTACAACGTCATCTACGACATCATCGAGGACGTCAAGAAGGCGCTCACCGGTATGCTCGGCAGCGACGTGCGCGAGAACATCCTCGGCATCGCCGAAGTGCGTGACGTGTTCCGTTCGCCGAAGTTCGGCGCCATCGCCGGCTGCATGGTGCTGGAAGGTACCGTCCATCGCAACCGTCCGATCCGCGTGCTGCGCGACGACGTGGTGGTCTTCGAGGGCGAGCTGGAGTCGCTGCGCCGCTTCAAGGACGACGTCGCCGAAGTGCGTAACGGCATGGAGTGCGGTATCGGCGTGAAGAGCTACAACGACGTCCGCGTCGGCGACAAGATCGAAGTCTTCGAGAAGGTCCAGGTAGCGCGCAGCCTCTAA
- the rbfA gene encoding 30S ribosome-binding factor RbfA, which translates to MAKEYSRTQRIGDQMQRELAQLIQREIKDPRLGLVTLTGIDVSRDLAHAKVFFTVMGQDDNAEKIALNQEILKDAAGYLRMLLGRAIKLRTIPQLHFLYDESVRRGAQLSALIERAVAEDRRHHDADEE; encoded by the coding sequence ATGGCCAAAGAATACAGCCGCACCCAGCGGATCGGTGACCAGATGCAGCGCGAGCTCGCGCAGCTGATCCAGCGCGAGATCAAGGATCCGCGCCTGGGCCTGGTGACCCTGACCGGCATCGATGTCAGCCGCGACCTGGCCCATGCCAAGGTGTTTTTCACCGTGATGGGGCAGGACGACAACGCCGAGAAGATCGCCCTCAACCAGGAGATCCTCAAGGATGCCGCCGGTTACCTGCGCATGCTGCTCGGTCGCGCGATCAAGCTGCGTACCATTCCGCAGCTGCATTTCCTCTACGACGAGAGCGTGCGCCGTGGCGCCCAGCTGTCGGCGCTGATCGAGCGTGCGGTGGCCGAGGACCGTCGTCACCACGACGCGGACGAGGAGTAA
- the truB gene encoding tRNA pseudouridine(55) synthase TruB, producing the protein MAQVKRIRRAVSGILILDKPRGFSSNAALQKVRWLLNAEKAGHTGSLDPLATGVLPLCFGEATKFSQYLLDAEKGYATVMHLGVTTTTGDAEGEVLERREVNFDREQLEALLPRFRGQIQQVPPMYSALKKDGQPLYKLARAGEVVEREARSVTIDRLELTRFEPPFADLAVSCSKGTYIRTLVEDLGQALGCGAHVAELRRTQAGPFTLEQAISLDELIAAHEQGGAEALDRFLLPVDCGLEHWPAVQLSEHSAYYWLHGQPVRAPEAPKFGMLRVRDHEGRFIGIGEATDDGRIAPRRLIRS; encoded by the coding sequence GTGGCTCAGGTGAAACGCATTCGCCGCGCGGTCAGCGGCATCCTGATTCTCGACAAGCCGCGCGGCTTCAGTTCCAACGCCGCGCTGCAGAAGGTGCGCTGGCTGCTCAACGCCGAGAAGGCCGGGCACACCGGCAGTCTCGATCCGCTGGCCACCGGCGTGCTGCCGCTGTGCTTCGGCGAGGCGACCAAGTTCTCCCAGTACCTGCTCGACGCCGAGAAGGGCTACGCCACGGTCATGCACCTGGGCGTCACCACCACCACCGGCGACGCCGAGGGCGAGGTGCTCGAGCGCCGCGAGGTGAACTTCGATCGCGAGCAACTGGAGGCCCTGCTGCCGCGCTTCCGCGGGCAGATCCAGCAGGTGCCGCCGATGTACTCGGCGCTGAAGAAGGACGGCCAGCCGCTGTACAAGCTGGCGCGCGCCGGCGAGGTGGTGGAGCGCGAGGCGCGTTCTGTTACTATTGACCGGCTCGAGCTGACCCGCTTCGAACCGCCGTTCGCGGATCTGGCAGTGAGCTGCAGCAAGGGCACCTACATCCGTACCCTGGTCGAGGATCTCGGTCAGGCGCTGGGCTGCGGGGCGCACGTCGCCGAACTGCGGCGCACCCAGGCCGGGCCGTTCACCCTGGAGCAGGCGATCAGCCTCGACGAGCTGATCGCCGCCCACGAGCAGGGTGGCGCCGAGGCCCTGGATCGATTCCTGCTGCCGGTGGACTGCGGTCTGGAGCACTGGCCGGCGGTGCAGCTGTCGGAGCACAGCGCCTACTACTGGTTGCACGGGCAGCCGGTGCGGGCCCCCGAAGCGCCGAAGTTCGGCATGCTGCGGGTACGCGATCACGAGGGGCGCTTCATCGGTATCGGTGAGGCGACCGACGACGGGCGCATTGCGCCGCGTCGACTGATTCGGTCCTGA
- the rpsO gene encoding 30S ribosomal protein S15: MALSVQEKAQIVNEYKQAEGDTGSPEVQVALLTANINKLQDHFKANAKDHHSRRGLIRMVNQRRKLLDYLKGKDTTRYSALIARLGLRR, translated from the coding sequence ATGGCACTGAGCGTTCAAGAGAAAGCCCAGATCGTTAACGAGTACAAGCAAGCTGAAGGCGATACCGGTTCTCCGGAAGTGCAGGTTGCCCTGCTGACCGCCAACATCAACAAGCTGCAGGATCACTTCAAGGCCAACGCCAAGGACCACCACAGCCGTCGTGGTCTGATCCGCATGGTCAACCAGCGCCGCAAGCTGCTGGACTACCTGAAGGGTAAGGACACCACTCGTTACAGCGCCCTGATCGCGCGCCTGGGCCTGCGTCGCTAA
- the pnp gene encoding polyribonucleotide nucleotidyltransferase, which produces MNPVTKQFQFGQSTVTLETGRIARQASGAVLVKMDGVSVLVTVVAAKQADPGKGFFPLSVHYQEKTYAAGRIPGGFFKREGRPSEKETLTSRLIDRPIRPLFPEGFLNEVQVVCTVVSTDKKSDPDIAAMIGTSAALAISGIPFQGPIGAARVGYHDELGYILNPTYEQLQSSRLDMVVAGTEDAVLMVESEAEELTEDQMLGAVLFAHEEFQSAIRAIKEFAAEAGKPAWDWQPPVENTVLLDAIRAEFGEAISQAYTITVKQERYGRLDELRDQVIARFAGEGEGQFPAGEVKDAFGLLEYRTVRENIVHGKPRIDGRDTRTVRPLKIEVGVLDKTHGSALFTRGETQALVVATLGTARDAQLLDTLEGERKDAFMLHYNFPPFSVGECGRMGSPGRREIGHGRLARRGVAAMLPKQDEFPYTIRVVSEITESNGSSSMASVCGASLALMDAGVPVKAPVAGIAMGLVKEGDKFAVLTDILGDEDHLGDMDFKVAGTDKGVTALQMDIKINGITEEIMEIALNQALEARLNILGQMNQIIAKPRAELSENAPTMLQMKIDSDKIRDVIGKGGATIRGICEETKASIDIEDDGSVKIYGETREAAEAAKQRVLAITAEAEIGKIYVGKVERIVDFGAFVNILPGKDGLVHISQISDKRIEKVTDVLKEGEEVKVLVLDVDNRGRIKLSIKDVAAAEASGV; this is translated from the coding sequence GTGAATCCGGTTACCAAGCAGTTCCAGTTCGGTCAGTCGACCGTCACCCTCGAGACCGGGCGCATCGCCCGCCAGGCCTCCGGCGCCGTGCTGGTGAAGATGGACGGCGTCAGCGTCCTGGTCACCGTGGTCGCCGCCAAGCAGGCCGACCCGGGCAAGGGCTTCTTCCCGCTGTCCGTGCACTACCAGGAGAAGACCTACGCCGCCGGCCGCATCCCGGGTGGCTTCTTCAAGCGTGAAGGCCGTCCGAGCGAGAAGGAAACCCTGACCTCGCGCCTGATCGACCGCCCGATCCGTCCGCTGTTCCCCGAGGGCTTCCTCAACGAAGTGCAGGTCGTCTGCACCGTCGTTTCCACCGACAAGAAGAGCGATCCGGACATCGCCGCGATGATCGGCACCTCGGCTGCCCTGGCCATCTCCGGCATTCCGTTCCAGGGCCCGATCGGTGCCGCCCGCGTCGGCTACCACGACGAGCTGGGCTACATCCTCAATCCGACCTACGAGCAGCTGCAGAGCTCGCGTCTGGACATGGTGGTCGCCGGTACCGAAGACGCCGTGCTGATGGTCGAGTCGGAAGCCGAGGAGCTGACCGAAGACCAGATGCTGGGCGCCGTGCTGTTCGCCCACGAAGAGTTCCAGAGCGCCATCCGTGCCATCAAGGAATTCGCCGCCGAAGCCGGCAAGCCGGCTTGGGACTGGCAACCACCGGTCGAAAACACCGTCCTGCTGGATGCCATCCGCGCCGAGTTCGGCGAGGCCATCTCGCAGGCCTACACCATCACCGTCAAGCAGGAGCGCTACGGCCGCCTCGACGAGCTGCGCGACCAGGTGATCGCCCGCTTCGCCGGTGAAGGCGAAGGCCAGTTCCCGGCTGGTGAGGTCAAGGACGCCTTCGGCCTGCTCGAATACCGCACCGTGCGCGAGAACATCGTCCACGGCAAGCCGCGTATCGACGGTCGCGACACCCGCACCGTGCGCCCGCTGAAGATCGAAGTCGGCGTGCTGGACAAGACCCACGGTTCGGCGCTGTTCACCCGCGGCGAAACCCAGGCCCTGGTGGTCGCCACCCTCGGCACCGCCCGCGATGCCCAGCTGCTCGACACCCTGGAAGGCGAGCGCAAGGACGCCTTCATGCTGCACTACAACTTCCCGCCCTTCTCGGTCGGCGAGTGCGGCCGCATGGGCAGCCCGGGCCGTCGCGAGATCGGCCACGGCCGTCTGGCCCGTCGTGGCGTCGCCGCCATGCTGCCGAAGCAGGACGAGTTCCCCTACACCATCCGCGTGGTGTCGGAAATCACCGAATCCAACGGCTCCAGCTCGATGGCCTCGGTGTGCGGTGCTTCCCTGGCACTGATGGACGCCGGCGTGCCGGTCAAGGCTCCGGTGGCCGGTATCGCCATGGGTCTGGTCAAGGAAGGCGACAAGTTCGCCGTGCTGACCGATATCCTCGGTGACGAAGACCACCTCGGCGACATGGACTTCAAGGTGGCCGGCACCGACAAGGGCGTCACCGCCCTGCAGATGGACATCAAGATCAACGGCATCACCGAAGAGATCATGGAGATCGCGCTGAACCAGGCTCTGGAAGCGCGTCTGAACATCCTCGGCCAGATGAACCAGATCATCGCCAAGCCGCGTGCCGAGCTGTCGGAAAACGCCCCGACCATGCTGCAGATGAAGATCGACTCGGACAAGATCCGCGACGTCATCGGCAAGGGTGGCGCCACCATCCGCGGCATCTGCGAAGAGACCAAGGCCTCGATCGACATCGAGGATGACGGCAGCGTGAAGATCTACGGTGAGACCCGCGAAGCGGCCGAAGCGGCCAAGCAGCGCGTGCTGGCGATCACCGCCGAGGCCGAGATCGGCAAGATCTACGTCGGCAAGGTCGAGCGCATCGTCGACTTCGGTGCCTTCGTCAACATCCTGCCGGGCAAGGACGGTCTGGTGCACATCTCGCAGATCAGCGACAAGCGCATCGAGAAGGTCACCGACGTGCTCAAGGAAGGCGAGGAAGTGAAGGTGCTGGTGCTGGACGTGGACAACCGCGGTCGCATCAAGCTGTCGATCAAGGACGTGGCGGCGGCGGAAGCCTCCGGCGTCTGA
- a CDS encoding DUF2845 domain-containing protein — MPRYLCLILLLIAPPLYAGSLRCQSQLVTTGDRADEVLRKCGEPATRDQIGLRERTDAYGRFELVPVEEWSYGPRNGMYYFLRFEGNRLVEVDSQRRR; from the coding sequence GTGCCCAGATATCTTTGCCTGATCCTGCTGCTGATCGCCCCGCCGCTGTATGCCGGCAGCCTGCGCTGCCAGAGCCAGCTGGTCACCACCGGAGATCGGGCCGACGAGGTGCTGCGCAAATGCGGCGAACCGGCCACCCGCGACCAGATCGGCCTGCGCGAGCGCACCGACGCCTACGGCCGCTTCGAGCTGGTGCCAGTCGAGGAGTGGAGCTACGGACCGCGCAACGGCATGTACTACTTCCTGCGCTTCGAGGGCAACCGCCTGGTCGAGGTCGACAGCCAGCGCCGGCGCTGA
- a CDS encoding DUF748 domain-containing protein, whose product MSKGLQRGLAAVVLAPLLYALLGFFLLPWAGLKIVNQKLAEYATLPARLERIEFNPFSLELTLHQLRIGAPGSEELAFARLYANLQVDSLWQGALHLRELQLERPHVELLFAADRPFNLLRLFQLPAADGTPEPPADEPFPLYVDRLLLSGGSLHLLDERPQPPVELRYDSLDLELQRFGTRAEDNGEFSLTASGSSGANLALQGQLALQPLHVEGRLDVTDIGLPTWWPYVRRLVALELAEGMADVASEFRLDLKDGLHLQLANGQVQLSTLRLRQADGQPLLDLDRLEMAAERLELAPGQLGLGNGRFALAALRLHRPSTQPLLTLASLEASDISADLATRQAVIGQLRSQGLEAWGAREADGRLDWQVLLEQQLAQLRPAATDSAPQPLAAATPPDANASEAPGAAPTGPWQVLLKDTQLRDWRAHLEDRAVSPAVPLQVGPLDLDLQDVTSSGEQPWRLRLAGGIGAGGRLQAAGTLRLQPLSGQLQVQARALDLRLAQSYLSPFVRLELRSGELDADLAVDLQGVTPLALHASGTAAVNRLHTLDTIKERDFVRWQTLDLDGLDYRHGEQLRIDRVRLQQPYARFIINEDLSTNVKELLIPQPPAPAAAQPGKPLHLLIGGIEIRDGSANFADFSLTPDFATAIQQLNGSIGTLDNQSNKPASVDIRGKVDRYAPVSIKGRLTPFSPLEQMDIATRFQRVELTTLTPYAGKFAGYKIRKGRLNLDLHYRISKGQLDAENRVLLEDLQLGERVDSPSATDLPVRLAVALLRDTEGNIDIAMPVQGDLNDPQFSVVPIVWQTLRNLVLRAVQAPFKLIAGLANGSEAELDKVPFAAGSSELSEAARDNLAKLGQALQQKPELRLEVEGMSVAAVDGAPLAERRLAREYQDTWYRMLQRRGDKVPAEASQIEVPEDMKAVLLEGIYRARLKQQPPAEWRELKKPERAARLQQAVLASWAQSPLLQRQLAQDRARAIKAWLVEQGGLADERIYLLEVGSSEATAADGLVNVPLHLDSE is encoded by the coding sequence ATGTCCAAAGGATTGCAACGCGGCCTCGCCGCCGTGGTACTCGCCCCCCTGCTCTATGCCCTGCTCGGCTTTTTCCTGCTGCCCTGGGCAGGACTGAAGATCGTCAACCAGAAACTGGCCGAATACGCCACGCTGCCAGCCCGGCTCGAGCGCATCGAGTTCAACCCGTTCAGCCTGGAGCTGACGCTGCACCAGCTGCGCATCGGCGCGCCGGGGAGCGAGGAGCTGGCCTTCGCCCGCCTCTACGCCAACCTGCAGGTCGACAGCCTCTGGCAGGGCGCGCTGCATCTGCGCGAACTGCAGCTGGAGCGCCCGCATGTCGAGCTGCTGTTCGCCGCCGACCGGCCGTTCAACCTGCTGCGCCTGTTCCAGCTGCCGGCAGCCGACGGCACTCCCGAGCCGCCCGCCGACGAGCCGTTCCCGCTGTACGTCGACCGCCTGCTGCTCAGCGGCGGCAGCCTGCACCTGCTCGACGAACGCCCGCAGCCGCCGGTCGAACTCCGCTACGACTCCCTCGATCTCGAGCTGCAGCGTTTCGGTACCCGCGCCGAAGACAACGGCGAGTTCAGCCTCACGGCCAGCGGCTCGAGCGGCGCCAACCTGGCGCTGCAGGGACAGCTGGCGCTGCAGCCGCTGCACGTCGAAGGCCGGCTGGACGTGACCGACATCGGCCTGCCCACCTGGTGGCCCTATGTCCGCCGCCTGGTGGCGCTGGAGCTGGCGGAAGGCATGGCCGACGTGGCCAGCGAGTTCCGCCTGGATCTGAAGGACGGACTGCATCTGCAGCTGGCCAACGGTCAGGTGCAACTCTCGACGCTGCGCCTGCGCCAGGCGGACGGTCAGCCGCTTCTCGATCTCGACCGCCTGGAGATGGCCGCCGAGCGCCTGGAGCTGGCTCCTGGCCAACTGGGCCTGGGTAATGGCCGGTTCGCTCTGGCCGCCCTCCGCTTGCACCGCCCTTCGACGCAACCGCTGCTCACCCTGGCCAGCCTGGAGGCCAGCGACATCTCGGCGGACCTGGCCACACGCCAGGCGGTGATCGGCCAGTTGCGCAGCCAGGGGCTGGAGGCCTGGGGCGCACGCGAAGCGGATGGCCGGCTCGACTGGCAGGTGCTGCTGGAGCAGCAACTGGCGCAGCTTCGACCGGCGGCCACCGACAGCGCGCCACAACCGCTCGCCGCAGCCACGCCGCCAGACGCCAACGCCAGTGAGGCGCCCGGTGCGGCACCCACCGGCCCCTGGCAGGTGCTGCTCAAGGACACCCAGCTGCGCGACTGGCGCGCCCACCTGGAGGACCGCGCCGTCTCGCCGGCGGTACCGCTGCAGGTCGGCCCGCTGGATCTCGACCTGCAGGACGTGACCAGCAGCGGCGAGCAGCCCTGGCGGCTCCGGCTGGCCGGCGGCATCGGCGCCGGCGGACGCCTGCAGGCCGCCGGCACGCTGCGCCTGCAGCCGTTGTCCGGCCAGCTGCAGGTGCAGGCCCGCGCGCTCGACCTGCGCCTGGCGCAGTCCTATCTCAGCCCGTTCGTGCGCCTCGAGCTGCGCAGCGGCGAGCTGGATGCCGACCTTGCCGTCGACCTGCAGGGCGTCACGCCGCTGGCGCTGCATGCATCCGGCACGGCGGCGGTGAACCGCCTGCACACGCTGGACACCATCAAGGAGCGCGACTTCGTCAGGTGGCAGACCCTCGACCTCGACGGTCTCGACTACCGCCACGGCGAGCAGCTGCGCATCGACCGGGTGCGCCTGCAGCAACCCTACGCCCGCTTCATCATCAACGAGGATCTCAGTACCAACGTCAAGGAGCTGCTGATCCCACAGCCGCCCGCCCCCGCAGCGGCGCAGCCCGGCAAGCCGCTGCACCTGCTGATCGGCGGCATCGAGATCAGGGACGGCTCCGCCAACTTCGCCGACTTCTCGCTGACCCCCGACTTCGCCACCGCCATCCAGCAGCTCAACGGCAGCATCGGCACCCTCGACAACCAGTCGAACAAGCCGGCCAGCGTGGACATCCGCGGCAAGGTCGACCGCTATGCGCCGGTGAGCATCAAGGGCCGCCTGACGCCCTTCTCGCCGCTGGAACAGATGGACATCGCCACCCGCTTCCAGCGCGTCGAGCTGACCACCCTGACGCCCTACGCCGGCAAGTTCGCCGGCTACAAGATCCGCAAGGGCCGGCTCAACCTGGACCTGCACTACCGCATCAGCAAGGGCCAGCTGGACGCCGAGAACCGCGTGCTGCTGGAGGATCTGCAGCTCGGCGAGCGGGTCGACAGTCCCAGCGCCACCGACCTGCCGGTACGCCTGGCGGTCGCCCTGCTGCGGGACACCGAAGGCAACATCGACATCGCCATGCCGGTGCAGGGCGATCTGAACGATCCCCAGTTCAGCGTGGTACCGATCGTCTGGCAGACCCTGCGCAACCTGGTACTGCGCGCGGTGCAGGCGCCCTTCAAGCTGATCGCCGGCCTGGCCAACGGCAGCGAGGCCGAGCTGGACAAGGTGCCCTTCGCCGCCGGCTCCAGCGAACTGAGCGAAGCCGCGCGCGACAACCTCGCCAAGCTGGGCCAGGCCCTGCAACAGAAGCCCGAGCTGCGCCTGGAGGTGGAGGGCATGAGCGTGGCTGCGGTCGATGGCGCACCGCTGGCCGAGCGGCGCCTGGCCCGCGAGTACCAGGACACCTGGTACCGCATGCTGCAGCGCCGCGGCGACAAGGTGCCGGCCGAGGCCAGTCAGATCGAGGTGCCGGAGGACATGAAAGCGGTGCTGCTGGAGGGCATCTACCGCGCCCGCCTGAAGCAGCAGCCGCCGGCCGAGTGGCGCGAGCTGAAGAAGCCCGAGCGCGCCGCGCGCCTGCAGCAGGCGGTGCTCGCCTCCTGGGCGCAGAGCCCGCTGCTGCAACGCCAGTTGGCCCAGGACCGCGCCCGGGCGATCAAGGCCTGGCTGGTGGAGCAAGGCGGACTGGCCGACGAGCGCATCTACCTGCTCGAGGTCGGCAGCAGCGAAGCTACCGCGGCGGACGGCCTGGTCAACGTTCCCCTGCACCTGGACAGCGAGTAA
- a CDS encoding class I SAM-dependent rRNA methyltransferase, producing MSALHQALRAALARRQPLLAELHEQGTDCYRLFHGSQEGAPGLTVDRYGPQLLVQSFHQPLEREALLELFATCAEALATALLPVYNDRSQNNSRIDRSDPVYQAAPEALADLVGHEWDLSYRVRARHPGQDPLLFLDLRNARGWVRRHSAGKSVLNLFAYTCGVGLCAAAGGARSVTNLDFAEGNLAVGRENAALNPHLPPMRYIQSDYFPAIRQLAGLPVAHRRGQRLPSYPRLSAEQFDLVFLDPPAWARSAFGTVDLLRDYQSLLKPALLATAEGGTLVCCNNLAKVELADWQEQVLRCASKSGRAVREVEVLPPAADFPSFDQRPPLKTLILRF from the coding sequence ATGTCCGCCTTGCACCAGGCGCTGCGCGCCGCCCTCGCCCGCCGTCAGCCCCTGCTCGCCGAGCTGCACGAGCAGGGCACCGACTGCTACCGCCTGTTCCACGGCAGCCAGGAAGGCGCGCCGGGACTGACCGTCGACCGCTACGGTCCGCAGCTGCTGGTGCAGAGCTTCCACCAGCCGCTGGAGCGCGAGGCGTTGCTCGAGCTGTTCGCCACCTGCGCCGAGGCCCTCGCCACTGCGCTGCTGCCGGTCTACAACGACCGCTCGCAGAACAACTCGCGCATCGACCGCAGCGACCCCGTGTACCAGGCCGCCCCCGAGGCGCTGGCCGATCTGGTCGGCCACGAGTGGGACCTCAGCTACCGGGTGCGCGCGCGCCATCCTGGCCAGGACCCGCTGCTGTTCCTCGACCTGCGCAACGCCCGCGGCTGGGTCAGGCGCCACAGCGCCGGCAAGTCGGTGCTCAACCTGTTCGCCTACACCTGTGGCGTCGGCCTGTGCGCCGCGGCCGGCGGCGCGCGCAGCGTGACCAACCTCGACTTCGCCGAGGGCAACCTGGCGGTCGGCCGCGAGAATGCCGCGCTGAATCCCCACCTGCCGCCCATGCGCTACATCCAGTCCGACTACTTCCCGGCCATCCGCCAGCTGGCCGGCCTGCCGGTGGCGCACCGCCGCGGGCAGCGTCTGCCGAGCTATCCGCGCCTGTCCGCCGAGCAGTTCGACCTGGTGTTCCTCGACCCGCCGGCCTGGGCGCGCAGCGCCTTCGGTACCGTCGACCTGCTGCGCGACTACCAGAGCCTGCTCAAGCCGGCGCTGCTGGCCACCGCAGAGGGCGGCACCCTGGTGTGCTGCAACAACCTGGCCAAGGTCGAGCTGGCCGACTGGCAGGAACAGGTGCTGCGCTGCGCCAGCAAGAGCGGCCGCGCGGTGCGCGAGGTCGAGGTGCTGCCGCCGGCCGCCGACTTCCCCTCCTTCGACCAGCGGCCGCCGTTGAAGACCCTGATCCTGCGCTTCTGA